One part of the Bdellovibrio bacteriovorus genome encodes these proteins:
- a CDS encoding EamA family transporter encodes MLSIQFGASVAKGLFPVAGPAGTTALRVFISALILVLVMRPWREKFTASGLRRIAAYGISLGLMNLLFYFALERIPLGIAVALEFTGPLTVALLSSKRILDLVWAVLAGLGIYLILPLSEVSQALDMVGVLLALGAGLFWALYIVFGKSTGKENSSSATAAVGMCFAAAVTFPVGLYTNFDQVVDPSLWMIGFVIAILSSALPYSLEMKAMQNMPAKTFGILMSLEPAFATMIGILFLSESLMPSQWLAIGCIMAASAGSTLTAR; translated from the coding sequence ATGCTTTCAATTCAGTTTGGCGCTTCGGTTGCTAAAGGTCTTTTCCCGGTGGCGGGACCTGCGGGCACAACGGCCCTGCGGGTTTTCATTTCTGCTTTGATCCTGGTTTTGGTGATGCGTCCGTGGCGGGAAAAATTCACTGCGTCCGGCCTTCGCCGTATCGCTGCCTATGGTATTTCCCTGGGCCTGATGAATCTGCTGTTCTATTTTGCCCTGGAACGTATTCCTCTGGGAATCGCTGTAGCATTGGAATTCACAGGTCCGCTGACGGTGGCGCTGCTTTCCTCCAAACGAATTTTGGATCTGGTGTGGGCGGTCCTGGCGGGCCTGGGTATCTATCTGATACTGCCATTATCTGAAGTCAGTCAGGCTTTGGATATGGTCGGAGTGCTGTTGGCTTTGGGCGCGGGGCTCTTCTGGGCTCTTTATATCGTCTTTGGAAAATCGACGGGAAAAGAAAATTCTTCTTCGGCGACGGCAGCGGTGGGAATGTGTTTTGCCGCCGCAGTGACTTTCCCTGTGGGACTTTACACAAACTTTGATCAAGTTGTGGATCCGTCATTGTGGATGATAGGATTTGTGATCGCGATTCTTTCAAGTGCATTACCATACTCACTTGAAATGAAAGCGATGCAGAACATGCCGGCAAAGACCTTCGGGATATTGATGAGCCTGGAGCCAGCGTTTGCAACAATGATCGGAATACTGTTCTTAAGTGAATCTTTGATGCCATCCCAGTGGCTGGCCATCGGATGTATTATGGCGGCCTCGGCAGGCAGCACCCTGACGGCGCGGTAA
- a CDS encoding response regulator transcription factor, giving the protein MEKKILLVDDNKDFALLFQAKFSHLGKIECASSFAEAMRMIESQSWDLFFLDHTLDEHTCFELIPAIRERSPRAFIMIVSGNADKDMAIRAVNSGVSGFLEKPINEGDLQSRLAAIGWYEAHISLDDKNRCIYVSGNSHSLTKVEYMILRVLMDKKNQLVTRVELEENIWGGRHIVKNSLDTHLYNLKRKVPELKGRLSSIHGTGYLLKI; this is encoded by the coding sequence ATGGAGAAAAAGATACTTCTTGTTGATGACAACAAGGATTTCGCCCTGCTTTTTCAGGCTAAATTCAGTCATTTGGGTAAGATTGAGTGTGCTTCCTCTTTCGCAGAAGCGATGCGAATGATTGAAAGCCAGTCGTGGGATTTGTTTTTCCTGGATCACACGCTGGATGAGCACACTTGTTTTGAGTTGATCCCCGCAATTCGCGAGCGCAGCCCGCGCGCCTTTATCATGATTGTTTCTGGAAACGCCGACAAAGACATGGCCATCCGGGCTGTTAATAGCGGCGTCAGTGGTTTTTTGGAAAAGCCCATCAATGAGGGCGATCTGCAGAGTCGACTGGCTGCCATTGGCTGGTATGAAGCCCATATTTCATTGGATGATAAAAATCGTTGTATCTATGTGTCCGGCAACAGTCATTCCCTGACGAAAGTGGAATACATGATTCTAAGAGTTCTGATGGATAAAAAGAACCAGTTGGTTACGCGTGTAGAACTGGAAGAAAACATCTGGGGCGGACGCCACATTGTTAAGAACTCTCTGGACACTCATTTATACAATCTGAAGCGCAAGGTGCCCGAGCTAAAAGGGCGACTGTCGTCGATACACGGAACCGGATACTTGTTGAAGATCTAA
- a CDS encoding outer membrane beta-barrel protein has protein sequence MKIPMLLSALLVLGSFSAQAAEISGLTVNGEVAFDYSFLSTKDTALQNSDGVTNEAYRLRNAQVLISKETEQVYFVTRLNYAPTAYQSSPTDSKTANFGMLDQAEIFYKAMPNLYIGFGRFLTTMGYESLMKYENAFYSNTIAYQSIVPGYGEGLRAKYVAGDWLTATLSTYNQAAYGAFGEDYSPTKTTELSATGKAAGLTWFAGYYLGTDDPSGVKTERSSSSVWASYQITENFLAALIYDSLTTKPDGDRLHWSDATTVLLTYGLGRNNLGLRYEMVRGANEIGYGAADTVNSISVTDKFVLNDNFNLYVEYRQDMSNEDAFVDGDGAATDKASVVTLGALAHF, from the coding sequence GTGAAGATCCCAATGCTATTGTCCGCTTTGCTGGTGCTTGGCAGTTTCAGTGCACAAGCTGCAGAAATCTCTGGCCTGACTGTTAACGGAGAGGTTGCTTTTGATTACAGCTTCCTTTCCACGAAAGATACAGCCCTGCAGAATTCTGACGGTGTTACTAATGAGGCGTACCGCTTGCGTAACGCTCAGGTGCTGATCAGTAAGGAAACCGAACAAGTTTACTTCGTAACCCGTCTGAACTATGCGCCGACGGCTTATCAGTCCTCTCCTACTGACAGCAAAACTGCGAACTTTGGTATGCTGGACCAGGCAGAGATCTTTTATAAAGCCATGCCTAATTTATATATAGGTTTCGGTCGTTTCCTGACCACCATGGGTTATGAATCATTGATGAAGTATGAAAACGCGTTCTACAGCAACACCATTGCATATCAAAGCATCGTGCCTGGTTATGGTGAGGGTTTGCGTGCAAAGTATGTGGCTGGCGACTGGCTGACGGCAACTTTGTCCACTTATAACCAAGCGGCTTACGGAGCTTTCGGCGAAGACTATTCTCCGACCAAAACAACAGAACTGTCTGCAACTGGCAAAGCCGCAGGTCTGACATGGTTTGCGGGTTACTATCTGGGCACGGATGATCCATCAGGCGTTAAAACGGAAAGATCATCTTCCAGCGTGTGGGCTTCTTACCAGATCACTGAAAACTTCCTGGCTGCATTGATCTATGATTCTTTGACGACAAAACCAGATGGCGATCGCTTGCACTGGTCTGATGCCACCACGGTTCTACTGACTTATGGTCTAGGTCGTAACAACCTGGGTCTGCGTTATGAGATGGTCCGCGGCGCCAACGAAATCGGTTATGGCGCGGCTGACACTGTGAACTCTATCAGCGTGACAGACAAGTTCGTCCTTAACGACAACTTCAATCTGTATGTGGAGTACCGTCAGGACATGTCTAATGAAGACGCGTTCGTTGATGGCGATGGCGCAGCTACCGACAAAGCCAGCGTTGTAACCCTGGGTGCCCTGGCGCACTTCTAA
- the rnr gene encoding ribonuclease R, with protein sequence MQKKKILTGTIKRHPDGFGFFIPDDKEHPDVYIPRHSMEGIMTNDKVAVEVTPEKGGERFRGELDHVLSRGTKTVVGRFFKMNERTGLIRDEGKGWGQDLKIKIEDSMQAKDKELVAAEITSYPDDGKPFTGKVTEIIGDAMDPLTDLKRVIRANNIPLEFSKATLEEAEHFTEVPDEKDFKGRRDLRDKALITIDGATAKDFDDAVYVETLNEGFLLYVAIADVSHYVKIGTAIDKDAYERGTSVYMPNFVVPMLPEVLSNGLCSLNPHVPRLCLVAEMLFDFTGELVKSDFYEAVMESKARVTYGEAQEIIDGSEVEKHKHVKEHILRLSDLAKILMAKRFKEGSLDLEIPETELVIDGAGVPVDIQRSERLFAHRLIEEMMLAANVAVAKFLHSREIPALYRIHEPPNEMAIRTLEKYLANFGGKTKLGSGKLQKRLTKALEEFEGRPEAQILNILTLRSMSQAKYSMNNVGHFGLGFEFYTHFTSPIRRYPDLIVHRLLKTQVMPNSRYRLMSEDDLATAGTILSAAEQRSTKAERQVQSIKKARFMQKFVGQEFDGMISSVAKFGVFVLLREYDIDGLVRLDDLGGERFEFDEENLRLVAKRSGFAYSIGDSIRIQVVAADPEAGQINFALAGLEKEEHDDDRTPAERSAAAVLKRLHGEKKSEKRPKDHISHGKKKHQDREFERGEKRADKKAGNKDFGSKKKEFGKKNFREEGPDRFKQKPGKSKFFGDVRKDAPEGSAEKLRKVEKQYNLKPRQLDNEEKRGPDKTLLEMILGPERYREQVNGDAADKPKLSKKLMFAEQSKLRDNDGYSEKNSDSLKHRTPDRKDSKKRGKTENDRGGVRKARVSPGRGKGKTR encoded by the coding sequence ATGCAAAAGAAAAAAATCCTCACTGGCACCATCAAAAGACATCCTGACGGATTTGGATTTTTCATCCCCGACGACAAAGAACACCCCGACGTCTACATTCCCCGCCACTCCATGGAAGGCATCATGACCAATGATAAAGTCGCCGTGGAAGTCACTCCCGAAAAAGGGGGCGAAAGATTCCGTGGTGAACTTGATCATGTTCTAAGTCGTGGAACCAAAACCGTGGTGGGCCGCTTCTTCAAAATGAACGAGCGCACCGGACTTATCCGCGATGAAGGCAAAGGCTGGGGTCAGGATCTTAAAATCAAGATCGAAGACTCTATGCAGGCCAAGGACAAAGAACTGGTCGCTGCCGAAATCACCAGCTATCCCGATGACGGCAAACCATTCACCGGCAAAGTCACCGAAATCATCGGTGACGCCATGGATCCGCTGACAGACCTGAAACGTGTGATTCGCGCCAACAATATTCCTCTGGAGTTTTCAAAAGCCACTTTGGAAGAGGCCGAACACTTCACAGAAGTTCCTGACGAAAAAGACTTCAAAGGCCGCCGCGATCTGCGCGACAAAGCCCTGATCACAATTGACGGCGCCACCGCCAAAGACTTTGACGATGCTGTTTACGTGGAAACCCTGAATGAGGGCTTCCTGCTTTATGTCGCCATCGCCGACGTCAGCCACTACGTCAAAATCGGGACCGCTATCGACAAAGACGCCTACGAGCGTGGCACCTCGGTGTACATGCCAAACTTTGTGGTACCGATGCTGCCGGAAGTTCTGAGTAACGGTCTTTGCTCCCTGAATCCTCACGTGCCGCGCCTGTGCCTGGTGGCTGAGATGCTGTTTGATTTCACCGGCGAGCTTGTCAAATCCGACTTCTATGAAGCCGTGATGGAAAGCAAAGCCCGTGTCACTTACGGTGAAGCCCAGGAAATTATCGACGGCAGCGAAGTTGAAAAACACAAACACGTCAAAGAGCACATTCTGCGTCTTTCTGACCTTGCGAAGATCCTTATGGCCAAACGCTTTAAGGAAGGTTCCCTGGATCTGGAAATCCCGGAAACCGAACTGGTTATCGACGGTGCCGGAGTTCCGGTGGACATTCAGCGCTCTGAGCGCCTGTTTGCCCATCGTCTGATTGAAGAAATGATGCTGGCTGCGAACGTCGCAGTGGCCAAATTCCTGCACAGTCGTGAAATCCCCGCTTTGTACCGTATTCACGAACCGCCAAATGAAATGGCGATTCGCACTTTGGAAAAATATCTGGCGAACTTCGGTGGTAAGACCAAACTTGGCAGCGGAAAACTGCAAAAACGCCTGACCAAGGCGCTGGAAGAGTTTGAAGGCCGTCCGGAAGCGCAGATCCTGAACATCCTGACCCTGCGATCCATGAGTCAGGCGAAGTACAGCATGAACAACGTCGGCCACTTCGGTCTGGGGTTTGAGTTCTACACTCATTTCACCTCCCCGATTCGTCGTTATCCCGATCTGATCGTGCATCGTCTGCTTAAAACCCAGGTCATGCCCAATTCCCGCTATCGCCTGATGAGCGAAGATGATCTGGCAACAGCCGGAACCATTCTATCCGCGGCGGAACAGCGCTCGACCAAAGCCGAACGTCAGGTTCAGTCCATCAAGAAGGCCCGCTTCATGCAGAAATTCGTCGGCCAGGAGTTCGACGGCATGATCAGCTCCGTGGCAAAATTCGGCGTCTTCGTGTTGCTTCGTGAATATGACATTGACGGCTTGGTACGCCTGGATGATCTGGGTGGCGAGCGTTTCGAGTTCGATGAGGAAAATCTGCGCCTGGTGGCGAAACGTTCCGGCTTTGCCTATTCCATCGGCGACAGCATCCGTATTCAGGTTGTGGCCGCTGATCCAGAGGCCGGGCAGATCAACTTTGCTCTGGCGGGACTGGAAAAAGAAGAACACGACGATGACAGAACTCCGGCGGAAAGATCCGCGGCGGCTGTTCTGAAACGTTTGCACGGTGAAAAAAAGTCTGAAAAACGACCTAAAGATCACATCAGTCACGGTAAGAAAAAACATCAGGACCGTGAATTTGAACGCGGCGAAAAACGCGCTGACAAAAAAGCTGGCAACAAGGACTTCGGCAGCAAGAAGAAAGAATTCGGCAAAAAGAACTTCCGCGAGGAAGGCCCGGACCGCTTCAAGCAGAAGCCTGGAAAGTCCAAGTTCTTCGGTGACGTTCGTAAGGATGCTCCTGAAGGAAGCGCTGAAAAGCTGCGCAAGGTTGAAAAACAGTACAACCTGAAGCCACGCCAACTGGATAACGAGGAAAAGCGGGGTCCAGACAAGACCTTGCTCGAGATGATCCTTGGTCCAGAGAGATACCGCGAACAAGTCAACGGGGACGCTGCAGACAAACCAAAGCTCAGTAAAAAATTGATGTTTGCCGAACAGTCTAAACTCCGGGATAATGACGGCTATTCGGAGAAGAATAGTGACAGCCTTAAACACCGGACGCCAGATCGGAAAGACTCTAAAAAACGCGGCAAGACTGAGAACGATCGTGGGGGTGTTCGCAAAGCACGGGTTTCACCAGGTCGCGGAAAAGGTAAAACTCGGTAA
- a CDS encoding ABC1 kinase family protein, whose translation MGVFAKHGFHQVAEKVKLGKFIIQRLNASSDVEELSMPERMRMSFEELGPTFVKLGQLLATRPDLVPDEYVTEFEKLHDRVQPLSFETIETVLREEFGNSLYQKFESIEQEPLGSASIAQVHRARLSTGENVVIKVQRPGIIQTINDDLNVLYLLAELLVTYIPETRTYNPVGIVDEYFRTLELETNFVVEANNIRRFQENFADDENVKIPKVYLDLTTERVLIMEALPGVPLSQEASLQQPGIDPEEVIRRGLKAYLKMVFEDGLFHGDLHAGNFFVLPENRIGLIDFGVVGRLNTRTQASIANMLLALSREDYERLAYEYVDLAPFTDRVNIDIFAKDLRELIAPYFGLTLKNVNLGKVLMRSSGIAARHHIQVPTDLMLFFKSIVSIEGMGRKIHKDFDFLQYSLEFAGDLAKTHFGPERILNDMSQMARESKTFLNALPRQLNFFLRKVNSPDHAFKLNVTEIKDLKRSVESSSNLLFLGVIIAALIMSASFVYVHDTVSHIAGMPTISFIGYIIAGFLGMFAFLNYIRKP comes from the coding sequence GTGGGGGTGTTCGCAAAGCACGGGTTTCACCAGGTCGCGGAAAAGGTAAAACTCGGTAAATTCATCATCCAGCGTTTGAACGCAAGCTCTGACGTCGAAGAACTTTCGATGCCAGAGCGGATGAGAATGAGTTTTGAGGAACTGGGTCCCACGTTTGTAAAACTGGGACAATTGCTGGCCACCCGCCCTGACTTGGTTCCCGATGAGTACGTCACTGAATTTGAGAAGCTGCACGATCGTGTGCAACCCCTGTCCTTCGAAACTATTGAAACCGTTCTTCGCGAAGAATTCGGAAACTCCCTTTATCAGAAATTTGAATCCATCGAACAAGAACCTCTGGGATCGGCCAGTATTGCCCAGGTTCACCGCGCTCGCCTGAGCACCGGAGAAAACGTTGTCATCAAAGTTCAGCGTCCGGGCATCATTCAGACCATCAACGATGACTTGAATGTTCTTTATCTGCTGGCGGAACTGCTGGTCACTTATATTCCTGAAACCCGCACCTACAATCCCGTGGGGATCGTGGATGAATACTTCCGCACCCTGGAGCTGGAAACAAATTTTGTTGTTGAAGCCAACAACATCCGCCGCTTCCAGGAAAACTTCGCCGATGATGAAAATGTTAAAATCCCCAAGGTCTATCTGGATCTGACCACCGAGCGCGTCCTGATCATGGAGGCCCTGCCAGGGGTTCCCCTCAGTCAGGAAGCCTCACTGCAGCAGCCCGGTATCGATCCTGAAGAAGTCATCCGCAGGGGTCTTAAAGCCTATCTGAAGATGGTCTTTGAAGACGGCCTTTTTCATGGCGATCTTCATGCCGGAAACTTCTTCGTTCTGCCTGAAAACAGAATCGGCCTGATTGATTTTGGCGTCGTGGGCCGCCTCAACACACGCACGCAGGCCTCCATTGCGAATATGCTTTTGGCACTGTCGCGAGAGGACTATGAACGTCTGGCCTATGAATACGTGGATCTGGCACCGTTCACCGACCGGGTGAACATTGATATCTTTGCCAAGGACCTGCGCGAGCTGATCGCGCCCTATTTTGGACTGACATTGAAAAACGTGAATCTGGGAAAAGTGCTGATGCGCTCCTCCGGGATTGCTGCCCGCCACCACATTCAGGTTCCGACCGACCTGATGCTGTTCTTCAAGTCGATTGTTTCCATCGAAGGCATGGGCCGCAAAATTCACAAGGACTTTGATTTCCTTCAGTACTCTTTGGAATTTGCCGGTGATCTGGCCAAGACCCATTTCGGCCCGGAAAGAATTCTGAACGATATGTCGCAGATGGCGCGGGAATCAAAAACATTCCTGAATGCCCTGCCTCGCCAACTGAATTTCTTCCTGCGCAAGGTGAACAGTCCGGATCATGCCTTTAAACTGAACGTTACGGAAATCAAAGACCTGAAACGCTCGGTGGAAAGCTCTTCCAATCTGCTGTTCCTGGGTGTGATTATCGCAGCCCTCATCATGAGCGCCTCGTTCGTGTATGTGCACGATACCGTCAGCCACATTGCCGGAATGCCGACGATCAGCTTTATCGGCTATATCATCGCAGGCTTCCTGGGCATGTTTGCGTTTCTTAATTATATTAGAAAACCCTGA
- a CDS encoding LysR family transcriptional regulator, whose translation MQQLYYELSVLAKAVNFKNLSAAALHVGLSQPQLSRIIAKIEDELKIVLLDRSAKRKSGWTAVAFQLSEIFEKSIRRLETELQGISNNQMVGELHIGTLEGLSDFALNTSRLCFEEVGVKKITLDIFDLNELEANFLSGNLDLIFTSKQPGRQKFKYLMELGFQKLEHIESSKKFNVLSTFEYGRANKKELEHFPHVFVSNSLSIRRSWFEKHGGTGHLPTEAKRGRAKDAEPVMMIGSELLNPMLWENIISAIEE comes from the coding sequence ATGCAACAGTTGTACTATGAACTCAGTGTTCTGGCCAAAGCAGTCAATTTTAAGAATCTTTCTGCCGCCGCCCTGCACGTGGGACTGAGCCAGCCCCAGCTTTCCCGTATCATCGCCAAGATTGAAGACGAACTGAAAATCGTTCTGCTGGATCGTTCGGCGAAAAGAAAGTCCGGATGGACCGCCGTGGCCTTTCAGCTTTCCGAAATCTTTGAAAAATCCATCCGTCGTCTTGAAACTGAACTTCAGGGGATCAGCAACAACCAGATGGTGGGCGAACTGCATATCGGCACCCTGGAAGGGCTTTCGGATTTTGCGCTGAACACGTCCCGTCTTTGTTTTGAAGAAGTCGGCGTTAAAAAAATCACCCTGGACATCTTTGACCTGAATGAACTGGAAGCGAATTTCCTTTCCGGAAATCTGGATCTGATCTTCACCTCCAAACAGCCGGGCCGTCAGAAATTCAAATATCTGATGGAACTGGGCTTCCAGAAACTGGAGCACATCGAGTCCTCGAAAAAGTTCAACGTTCTTTCCACATTTGAATACGGTCGCGCCAACAAGAAAGAACTGGAACACTTCCCTCACGTTTTCGTCTCAAATTCCCTGTCTATCCGTCGCTCGTGGTTTGAAAAACACGGAGGCACCGGGCATCTTCCCACCGAAGCCAAACGCGGTCGCGCCAAAGACGCCGAACCCGTGATGATGATCGGGTCTGAACTGCTCAATCCCATGCTCTGGGAAAACATCATTTCCGCCATCGAGGAATAA
- a CDS encoding MotA/TolQ/ExbB proton channel family protein: MEFLLSLGRAFTSSDAFWMWAILAAQVVSVAIIAERSIALFVNRKVNQKDLSKAIAEDIKNGNLDKALRRSLQLSAKEPLGVVASAGIQAAIDMGGKEEIQLKMDEVLLEENSRIEKRIGFLAMFANVATLVGLLGTITGLIHSFAGIANANPVEKAAILSNGISLAMNTTAYGLIVAVPALIMYAVLQNRATKLSEDLNKASLNLFIQLGFHYAPVSDKKERSLV, encoded by the coding sequence ATGGAATTCCTATTGTCACTTGGTCGCGCTTTCACTTCTTCTGACGCTTTCTGGATGTGGGCTATTTTGGCTGCTCAGGTAGTGTCCGTGGCGATTATCGCCGAACGTTCTATCGCTCTTTTTGTAAACCGCAAGGTGAACCAAAAAGACCTTTCCAAAGCCATTGCTGAAGACATCAAAAATGGCAATCTGGACAAAGCTTTGCGCCGCTCCCTGCAGCTGAGCGCCAAAGAACCATTGGGAGTTGTGGCTTCTGCTGGTATTCAGGCGGCTATTGATATGGGCGGCAAAGAGGAAATCCAGTTGAAGATGGACGAAGTCCTTCTGGAAGAAAACTCCCGCATTGAAAAACGCATCGGCTTCCTGGCGATGTTTGCCAACGTGGCCACTCTGGTGGGTCTGTTGGGTACTATCACCGGTCTGATTCATTCTTTCGCCGGTATTGCCAATGCCAACCCGGTTGAAAAAGCAGCCATTCTTTCCAATGGTATCTCTTTGGCGATGAATACAACTGCTTACGGACTGATCGTGGCCGTGCCTGCTCTGATCATGTATGCAGTGTTGCAGAATCGTGCGACCAAACTGTCAGAAGATCTTAATAAAGCGTCTTTGAATTTGTTCATCCAACTGGGTTTCCACTACGCTCCGGTTTCTGACAAGAAAGAAAGATCTCTTGTATGA
- a CDS encoding ExbD/TolR family protein: MSSNKELNFEINILPILDILSVMICFLLLTAVWIQIGTLDTKQAIGDNSTAGAKNPPSLWVTMAADGGVQLSLRDLPQAKVLESRITKSTKGVNWEALEGKLKALRDQYPDLKTSVVRPEANTSYGDVIRVMDRLKQSAFEGVGLSPLG, encoded by the coding sequence ATGAGCAGCAATAAAGAGTTGAATTTCGAAATCAACATCCTGCCCATTCTGGACATCCTGTCAGTCATGATTTGCTTCTTGCTTCTGACTGCGGTGTGGATCCAGATCGGGACACTGGATACCAAGCAGGCTATTGGAGACAACTCCACAGCCGGCGCCAAGAATCCCCCTTCACTGTGGGTGACGATGGCTGCTGACGGTGGCGTTCAGCTCTCTTTGCGTGATCTTCCCCAGGCCAAGGTTCTTGAGTCCCGCATTACCAAATCCACCAAGGGTGTGAACTGGGAAGCGCTGGAAGGAAAGCTGAAGGCTCTGCGAGATCAGTATCCGGATCTTAAAACAAGTGTTGTGCGCCCGGAAGCGAACACCTCCTACGGTGATGTGATTCGCGTGATGGACCGCCTGAAACAAAGTGCCTTTGAAGGCGTGGGCTTGTCCCCGCTGGGGTAG
- a CDS encoding ExbD/TolR family protein has translation MRKSLLENAASPKRSPMTESLTLSSGGKKKGLFRRELALALPLTSLIDAFSIIVIYLLIGTQNSGMETQIPNKMTLPSANHSQGVEKVTPILRIEKGSYFLDDKRVAANDLTNKLAELKKNTEEKELELMVQADTEMRYADLDPLLKAGSLAGIEKLKFAVVPGK, from the coding sequence ATGAGAAAATCACTATTGGAAAATGCGGCATCCCCTAAACGTTCGCCAATGACTGAGTCGCTGACTTTGAGCAGTGGTGGCAAAAAGAAAGGCCTGTTCCGTCGTGAGCTGGCTCTGGCTTTGCCACTAACGTCCTTGATCGATGCGTTTTCGATCATCGTGATCTATCTGTTGATCGGAACTCAAAACAGCGGGATGGAAACACAGATTCCAAATAAAATGACACTGCCTTCGGCCAATCACAGCCAGGGTGTGGAAAAGGTCACCCCTATTCTGCGCATCGAAAAAGGGAGCTACTTCCTTGACGACAAGCGTGTTGCCGCCAATGACCTGACAAACAAGCTGGCGGAGCTGAAAAAGAACACCGAGGAAAAAGAACTCGAACTGATGGTTCAAGCTGACACGGAAATGAGATACGCCGACCTGGATCCTCTGTTAAAAGCCGGATCTCTCGCCGGTATCGAAAAACTTAAATTCGCAGTGGTGCCGGGCAAATGA